Proteins from one Azospirillum brasilense genomic window:
- the cysW gene encoding sulfate ABC transporter permease subunit CysW, with protein MLVKKAVGFTPALADSRWVKGLLIATALAFLLLFLVLPLVSVFVEALRRGTDAYWAALVEPDAVAAIKLTLIVAAIAVPMNLLFGVAASWCIAKFDFRGKDVLITLIDLPFSVSPVISGLIYVLLFGLHGLMGPFLKSQGIQIIFAVPGLVLATVFVTFPFVARELIPLMQEQGNEEEEAALVLGASGWQTFWRVTLPNIKWGLLYGVLLCNARAMGEFGAVSVVSGHIRGETNTMPLHVEILYNEYNLVAAFAVASVLAMLALVTLVVKTVLEWRFGAELAATRH; from the coding sequence ATGCTCGTTAAGAAGGCCGTCGGCTTCACGCCGGCGCTGGCCGACAGCCGCTGGGTGAAGGGGCTTCTGATCGCCACGGCGCTGGCCTTCCTGCTGCTGTTCCTGGTCCTGCCGCTGGTCTCGGTCTTCGTCGAGGCGCTGCGCCGCGGCACGGACGCCTACTGGGCGGCCCTGGTGGAGCCGGACGCGGTGGCGGCGATCAAGCTGACGCTGATCGTCGCGGCCATCGCCGTGCCGATGAACCTCCTCTTCGGCGTGGCGGCGTCCTGGTGCATCGCCAAGTTCGACTTCCGCGGCAAGGACGTGCTGATCACCCTGATCGACCTGCCGTTTTCGGTGTCGCCGGTGATCTCCGGCCTGATCTACGTGCTGCTGTTCGGGCTGCACGGGCTGATGGGGCCGTTCCTGAAGTCACAGGGCATCCAGATCATCTTCGCCGTTCCGGGGCTGGTGCTCGCCACCGTCTTCGTCACCTTCCCCTTCGTCGCCCGCGAGCTGATCCCGCTGATGCAGGAGCAGGGCAACGAGGAGGAGGAGGCGGCGCTGGTGCTGGGCGCGTCCGGCTGGCAGACCTTCTGGCGCGTCACCCTGCCCAACATCAAATGGGGCCTGCTGTACGGCGTCCTGCTGTGCAACGCCCGCGCGATGGGGGAGTTCGGCGCGGTGTCGGTGGTGTCCGGTCACATCCGGGGCGAGACCAACACGATGCCCTTGCATGTCGAGATCCTCTACAACGAATACAACTTGGTCGCTGCCTTCGCGGTGGCCTCGGTGCTGGCCATGCTCGCCCTCGTCACGCTGGTCGTGAAGACGGTTCTGGAATGGCGCTTCGGGGCTGAGCTGGCGGCCACCCGGCATTGA
- the cysT gene encoding sulfate ABC transporter permease subunit CysT has product MSVLRKPSVLPGFGLTLGFTLTYLSLIVLLPLAALALKAAGLGWSGFWDAVLTPRVLAAFKVSFGLSLAAAAVNAVFGFIVAWVLVRYRFPGDRIVDALVDLPFALPTAVAGIALSALYAPNGWIGSLLMEWFGLRVAFTPLGIAIALTFIGLPFVVRTVQPILQDLPPEEEEAAAALGATRWQSFRRVVFPALLPALLTGFALAFARGVGEYGSVIFIAGNIPGLSEIIPLLIVIKLEQYDYAGAAAVGVLMLMASFVLLLALNLLQAWMRSRHAR; this is encoded by the coding sequence TTGAGCGTTCTTCGAAAACCCAGCGTCCTCCCCGGCTTCGGACTGACCCTGGGATTCACGCTGACCTATCTGTCCCTGATCGTCCTGCTGCCGCTGGCCGCGCTGGCGCTGAAGGCGGCGGGGCTGGGCTGGTCCGGCTTCTGGGACGCGGTGCTGACGCCGCGCGTCCTGGCCGCCTTCAAGGTCAGCTTCGGGCTGTCGCTGGCCGCCGCCGCGGTCAACGCCGTCTTCGGCTTCATCGTCGCCTGGGTGCTGGTGCGCTACCGCTTCCCCGGCGACCGGATCGTCGACGCGCTGGTGGACCTGCCCTTCGCCCTGCCCACCGCGGTGGCCGGCATCGCGCTCAGCGCGCTCTACGCGCCCAACGGCTGGATCGGCTCGCTGCTGATGGAGTGGTTCGGGCTGAGGGTGGCCTTCACGCCGTTGGGCATCGCCATCGCCCTGACCTTCATCGGTCTGCCCTTCGTGGTGCGCACCGTGCAGCCGATCCTCCAGGACCTGCCGCCGGAGGAGGAGGAGGCCGCCGCGGCGCTGGGCGCCACGCGCTGGCAGTCGTTCCGGCGGGTGGTGTTCCCGGCGCTCCTGCCGGCCCTGCTGACCGGCTTCGCTTTGGCCTTCGCCCGCGGGGTGGGGGAGTACGGTTCGGTGATCTTCATCGCCGGCAACATCCCCGGCCTGTCGGAGATCATTCCGCTGCTGATCGTCATCAAGCTGGAGCAGTACGACTATGCCGGCGCCGCCGCGGTCGGCGTGCTGATGCTGATGGCGTCCTTCGTTCTGCTGCTGGCCCTGAACCTGCTGCAAGCCTGGATGAGGTCGCGCCATGCTCGTTAA
- a CDS encoding sulfate ABC transporter substrate-binding protein — MGRLSALAAGVALAMLTIAPAKAQTTLLNVSYDPTREFYVEFNKAFAKKWQAENGQTVTVKQSHGGSGKQARSVIDGLDADVVTLALAYDIDAIADSGALPKTWQTRLPNNSSPYTSTIVFLVRKGNPKQIKDWDDLLKPGVQVITPNPKTSGGARWNYLAAWAYSLEKNGNDEAKAKQFVADLFKNVPVLDSGARGSTVTFTQRQLGDVLLAWENEAFLSLQEFGADKFDIVVPSLSILAEPPVTVVDSVVDRKGTRKAAEAYLNFLYTPEAQEIAAKNFYRPRLPEVAARYADRFPNVKLVTIDGSFGGWRTAQEKHFADGGVFDQIYQKGR; from the coding sequence ATGGGCCGGCTGTCCGCACTGGCCGCGGGCGTCGCCCTCGCCATGCTGACCATCGCGCCCGCCAAGGCGCAGACTACCTTGCTGAACGTCTCCTACGACCCCACCCGTGAATTCTATGTGGAGTTCAACAAGGCGTTCGCCAAGAAATGGCAGGCGGAAAACGGCCAGACGGTGACCGTCAAGCAGTCGCACGGCGGGTCGGGCAAGCAGGCGCGTTCGGTCATCGACGGGCTCGACGCCGACGTGGTGACGCTGGCGCTGGCCTACGACATCGACGCCATCGCCGACTCCGGCGCCCTGCCGAAGACGTGGCAGACGCGCCTGCCGAACAACAGCTCCCCCTACACCTCGACGATCGTCTTCCTGGTCCGCAAGGGCAACCCGAAGCAGATCAAGGACTGGGACGACCTGCTGAAGCCGGGCGTCCAGGTCATCACCCCGAACCCGAAGACCTCGGGCGGTGCGCGCTGGAACTATCTGGCGGCCTGGGCCTATTCGCTGGAGAAGAACGGCAACGACGAGGCCAAGGCCAAGCAGTTCGTCGCCGACCTGTTCAAGAACGTGCCGGTGCTGGACAGCGGCGCCCGCGGCTCCACCGTCACCTTCACCCAGCGGCAGCTCGGCGACGTGCTGCTGGCCTGGGAGAACGAGGCCTTCCTGTCGCTCCAGGAATTCGGCGCCGACAAGTTCGACATCGTCGTGCCGTCGCTGTCGATCCTGGCGGAGCCGCCGGTCACGGTCGTCGACTCGGTGGTCGACCGCAAGGGAACGCGGAAGGCGGCGGAAGCCTACCTGAACTTCCTCTATACCCCCGAAGCGCAGGAGATCGCGGCGAAGAACTTCTACCGCCCGCGTCTGCCGGAGGTCGCTGCGCGGTATGCGGATCGCTTCCCGAATGTTAAGCTTGTGACCATCGACGGTTCCTTCGGGGGCTGGCGCACGGCCCAGGAGAAGCACTTCGCGGATGGCGGCGTCTTCGACCAGATCTATCAGAAGGGCCGCTGA
- a CDS encoding RrF2 family transcriptional regulator, with amino-acid sequence MLSQKAKYALRALIMLAERTDDELVLIAEIAERENIPRKFLEAILVELRKHGLLFAKRGKSGGYRLARPAEEISFGEVIRLIDGHLAPIPCASKNSFRPCEDCIDPPTCSVRWLMVQVRDATAQVLDNQTLSDALRHRQATGGLPVNFDI; translated from the coding sequence ATGCTGTCGCAAAAAGCCAAATACGCCCTGCGTGCGCTGATCATGCTGGCCGAACGGACGGATGACGAACTCGTCCTGATCGCCGAAATCGCCGAGCGGGAGAACATTCCGCGCAAGTTCCTGGAAGCCATCCTGGTGGAGCTGCGCAAACATGGCCTGCTGTTCGCCAAGCGCGGCAAGAGTGGCGGCTATCGTCTGGCGCGCCCGGCGGAGGAGATTTCCTTCGGCGAGGTGATTCGGCTGATCGACGGGCATCTGGCGCCGATTCCCTGCGCCAGCAAGAATTCCTTCCGTCCCTGCGAGGACTGCATCGACCCGCCGACCTGCTCGGTGCGCTGGCTGATGGTCCAGGTGCGCGACGCCACCGCCCAAGTGCTCGACAACCAGACCCTGTCCGATGCCCTGCGCCACCGTCAGGCGACCGGCGGCCTGCCCGTCAACTTCGACATCTGA
- a CDS encoding MBL fold metallo-hydrolase, translating to MQTIIVPVTPFQQNCTVLWCPETMKGAAVDPGGDLPRVLRAAQSKGVTLEKILVTHGHIDHAGAVADLADELKLPIEGPHREDQFWIDGMPMQSQMFGFPPVRSFTPDRWLDEGDTVTVGNLTLDVHHCPGHTPGHVVFVHKPSKIAIVGDVLFQGSIGRTDFPKGNHGDLIESIRSKLFPLGDDVTFIPGHGPTSTIGEERLYNPFLND from the coding sequence ATGCAGACCATCATCGTTCCCGTCACTCCGTTCCAGCAGAACTGCACGGTGCTCTGGTGTCCGGAGACGATGAAGGGCGCCGCCGTCGATCCCGGCGGCGATCTGCCGCGCGTCCTGCGCGCCGCCCAGTCGAAGGGCGTGACTCTGGAAAAGATCCTGGTCACCCACGGCCACATCGACCATGCCGGCGCCGTCGCCGACCTCGCCGACGAGCTGAAACTGCCCATCGAGGGGCCGCACCGCGAGGACCAGTTCTGGATCGACGGCATGCCGATGCAGAGCCAGATGTTCGGCTTCCCGCCGGTCCGCTCCTTCACGCCGGACCGCTGGCTGGACGAAGGCGACACGGTGACGGTCGGCAACCTGACGCTGGACGTTCACCACTGCCCGGGCCACACGCCGGGCCATGTGGTCTTCGTTCACAAGCCGAGCAAGATCGCCATCGTCGGCGACGTGCTGTTCCAGGGCTCCATCGGCCGCACCGACTTCCCCAAGGGCAACCACGGCGACCTGATCGAGTCGATCCGCAGCAAGCTGTTCCCGCTGGGCGACGACGTGACCTTTATCCCCGGCCACGGCCCGACCTCGACCATCGGGGAGGAGCGCCTCTACAATCCTTTCCTCAACGACTGA
- a CDS encoding OsmC family protein, with translation MDAQDLRALQAPLKDKYKDAPDSAVVTLKARGALDDSGIACKVETGRALVEAGLHPATGGPGTQACSGDMLLEALVACAGVTLKAVATALEFKLRGGTVSAEGDLDFRGTLGVAKDAPVGFRAIRLRFDLDTDEPAERIATLTKLTERYCVVYQTLANPPPMALSIETGT, from the coding sequence ATGGATGCACAGGATCTGCGCGCGCTCCAGGCGCCGCTGAAGGACAAGTACAAGGACGCCCCGGACTCGGCGGTGGTCACGCTGAAGGCCCGCGGGGCGCTGGACGATTCCGGCATCGCCTGCAAGGTCGAGACGGGCCGCGCGCTGGTCGAAGCCGGCCTGCATCCGGCGACCGGCGGGCCGGGCACCCAGGCCTGCTCCGGCGACATGCTGCTGGAGGCGCTGGTGGCCTGCGCGGGGGTGACGCTGAAGGCGGTCGCCACGGCGCTGGAGTTCAAGCTGCGCGGCGGCACCGTGTCGGCGGAAGGGGACCTTGATTTCCGCGGCACGCTGGGCGTGGCGAAGGACGCGCCGGTCGGCTTCCGCGCCATCCGCCTGCGCTTCGACCTGGACACCGACGAGCCGGCGGAGCGCATCGCCACCCTGACCAAGCTGACCGAGCGCTATTGCGTCGTCTACCAGACGCTGGCCAACCCGCCGCCGATGGCGCTGTCCATCGAGACGGGAACCTGA
- a CDS encoding TRAP transporter substrate-binding protein, whose translation MKRRSFLASAGVGLAASTVVAAPALAQSQPEIKWRMASSYPKSLDTIFGGAELIARRVAAATDNKFQIRTFAAGEIVPALQVLDAVQNGTVECGQSAAYFYIGKDPTFCFDTAMPFGLNTRQHISWMMHGGGLELMRELFREHNIYNIPAGNTTAQMGGWFRKEIKTVEDLSGLKMRVGGLAGQIMGKLGLVPQQIGGGDIYPALERGTIDAAEFVGPYDDEKLGFHKVAKYYYSPGWWEGSAQIPLMINITAWEQLPESYKTILEQACWEANTWMIAKYDAVNAAALKRLVAGGAQLRAFPRDVMMACEKIANELYDELSAKNPRFKKVYEAWKPFRDEERLWFRVAENSFDSYIYSQSAQRR comes from the coding sequence ATGAAACGTCGTTCCTTCCTCGCCAGCGCCGGGGTCGGTCTGGCCGCCAGCACCGTCGTAGCCGCACCGGCCCTCGCGCAGAGCCAGCCCGAGATCAAGTGGCGCATGGCGTCGAGCTACCCCAAGAGCCTCGACACCATCTTCGGCGGGGCGGAGCTGATTGCCCGCCGGGTCGCCGCGGCCACCGACAACAAGTTCCAGATCCGCACCTTCGCAGCGGGCGAGATCGTGCCGGCGCTCCAAGTGCTGGACGCGGTGCAGAACGGCACGGTCGAGTGCGGCCAGTCCGCCGCCTATTTCTACATCGGCAAGGACCCGACCTTCTGCTTCGACACGGCCATGCCCTTCGGCCTGAACACGCGCCAGCACATCTCCTGGATGATGCACGGCGGCGGGCTGGAGTTGATGCGGGAGCTGTTCCGGGAGCACAACATTTACAACATCCCCGCCGGCAACACGACGGCCCAGATGGGCGGCTGGTTCCGCAAGGAAATCAAGACGGTGGAGGATCTGAGCGGCCTCAAGATGCGGGTCGGCGGGCTGGCCGGGCAGATCATGGGCAAGCTGGGCCTCGTCCCGCAGCAGATCGGCGGCGGCGACATCTACCCGGCCCTGGAGCGCGGCACCATCGACGCGGCGGAGTTCGTCGGCCCCTACGACGACGAGAAGCTGGGCTTCCACAAGGTCGCCAAATACTACTACTCGCCGGGCTGGTGGGAAGGCTCCGCCCAGATCCCGCTGATGATCAACATCACCGCGTGGGAGCAGCTTCCCGAGTCCTACAAGACGATCCTCGAGCAGGCCTGCTGGGAGGCCAACACCTGGATGATCGCCAAGTACGACGCCGTCAACGCCGCGGCGCTGAAGCGTCTGGTGGCCGGCGGCGCCCAGCTCCGCGCCTTCCCGCGCGACGTCATGATGGCCTGCGAGAAGATCGCCAACGAGCTGTATGACGAGCTGTCGGCGAAGAACCCGCGCTTCAAGAAGGTCTACGAGGCGTGGAAGCCCTTCCGCGACGAGGAGCGGCTGTGGTTCCGCGTCGCCGAGAACAGCTTCGACTCCTACATCTACTCCCAGTCGGCGCAGCGCCGCTGA
- a CDS encoding cation acetate symporter yields the protein MNAARRLVSACAALLPALIVGTAQAAAIDGAVERQPVNVTAIAMFLLFVAGTLGITYWASKRTRSASDFYTAGGGISGFQNGLAIAGDYMSAAAFLGLSGMVFAKGFDGVIYTIGFLVGWPLMLFLIAERLRNLGRFTFADVASYRLGQTPIRSLAAVGSLTVVCFYLIAQMVGAGKLIQLLFGLDYTYAVVMVGVLMILYVTFGGMLATTWVQIIKAVMLLGGCTVLVGLALAQFGFNPERLLQQAVAAHAANAAILRPSAAMADPIAAVSLSLALMCGPAGLPHILMRFFTVPDAKEARKSVVYATGFIGYFFILTVTIGFLAIVIVGTNPAYLDTAGKILGGGNMAAIHLSKAIGGNLFLGFISAVAFATILAVVAGLTLAGASAVSHDLYARVLKKGNATEASEMRVSRFATLALGVIAITLGLLFENQNIAFMVGLAFGLAASVNFPVLILSIFWKGLTTRGAFIGGFAGLVSCVAFVVLGPTVWVSVFKFPTPIFPYEHPALFSMVIAFATTWLFSVTDRSARAAAEAKAYEYQYIRSETGLGAAGAVSH from the coding sequence ATGAACGCCGCGCGTCGTCTTGTTTCCGCCTGCGCCGCGCTGCTGCCGGCGCTGATCGTGGGGACCGCCCAGGCCGCCGCCATCGACGGCGCGGTGGAGCGCCAGCCAGTCAACGTGACGGCCATCGCCATGTTCCTGCTGTTCGTCGCGGGCACGCTGGGCATCACCTATTGGGCGTCCAAGCGCACCCGCTCGGCGTCGGACTTCTACACCGCGGGCGGCGGGATCAGCGGCTTCCAGAACGGGCTGGCCATCGCCGGCGACTACATGTCGGCGGCGGCCTTCCTCGGCCTGTCGGGCATGGTCTTCGCCAAGGGCTTCGACGGGGTGATCTACACCATCGGCTTCCTGGTCGGCTGGCCGCTCATGCTGTTCCTGATCGCCGAGCGGCTGCGCAACCTCGGCCGCTTCACCTTCGCCGACGTGGCGTCCTACCGGCTGGGCCAGACGCCGATCCGCTCGCTGGCGGCGGTGGGGTCGCTGACCGTGGTCTGCTTCTACCTGATTGCGCAGATGGTCGGGGCGGGCAAGCTGATCCAGCTTCTGTTCGGGCTGGACTACACCTATGCCGTGGTGATGGTCGGCGTGCTGATGATCCTGTACGTGACCTTCGGCGGCATGCTCGCCACGACCTGGGTGCAGATCATCAAGGCTGTGATGCTGCTCGGCGGCTGCACCGTGCTGGTCGGGCTGGCGCTGGCCCAGTTCGGCTTCAACCCGGAGCGGCTGCTCCAGCAGGCCGTCGCCGCCCACGCCGCGAACGCCGCCATCCTGCGCCCCAGCGCCGCCATGGCCGACCCCATCGCCGCGGTGTCGCTCAGCCTCGCGCTGATGTGCGGCCCGGCGGGGCTGCCGCACATCCTGATGCGCTTCTTCACGGTTCCCGACGCCAAGGAGGCGCGCAAGTCGGTCGTCTACGCCACCGGCTTCATCGGCTACTTCTTCATCCTGACGGTGACCATCGGCTTCCTCGCCATCGTGATCGTCGGCACCAACCCAGCCTATCTCGACACGGCGGGCAAGATCCTGGGCGGTGGCAACATGGCGGCCATCCATCTGTCCAAGGCCATCGGCGGCAATCTCTTCCTGGGCTTCATCTCGGCGGTCGCCTTCGCCACCATCCTGGCGGTGGTCGCCGGCCTGACGCTGGCCGGCGCGTCGGCGGTCAGCCACGACCTCTACGCCCGCGTCCTCAAGAAGGGCAACGCCACCGAGGCGTCGGAGATGCGTGTGTCGCGCTTCGCCACGTTGGCGCTGGGCGTCATTGCCATCACGCTGGGCCTGCTGTTCGAGAACCAGAACATCGCCTTCATGGTCGGTCTGGCCTTCGGTCTGGCGGCGTCGGTGAACTTCCCGGTGCTGATCCTGTCGATCTTCTGGAAAGGGCTGACCACGCGCGGCGCCTTCATCGGCGGCTTCGCCGGTCTGGTGAGCTGCGTCGCCTTCGTGGTGCTGGGGCCGACCGTGTGGGTCAGCGTCTTCAAGTTCCCGACGCCGATCTTCCCCTACGAGCATCCGGCGCTGTTCTCGATGGTCATCGCCTTCGCGACGACCTGGCTCTTCTCGGTGACCGACCGCAGCGCGCGGGCGGCGGCGGAGGCGAAGGCCTACGAGTACCAGTACATCCGCTCGGAAACCGGTCTGGGCGCGGCCGGCGCGGTTTCGCACTGA
- a CDS encoding DUF485 domain-containing protein produces the protein MSDEIYERVLSNPKFAAMTASRARFSWRLALIVLAVYYAFVLASALAPDLMARPLAEGMTFPVGLAAGIVITVFCSLMTGVYVLRANSRYDAMNRDLLNEVGR, from the coding sequence ATGTCCGACGAGATTTACGAGCGGGTGCTGTCCAACCCCAAGTTCGCCGCGATGACGGCGAGCCGCGCGCGCTTCAGCTGGCGGCTGGCGCTGATCGTTCTAGCGGTCTACTACGCCTTCGTGCTCGCTTCGGCGCTGGCGCCCGACCTGATGGCGCGCCCGCTGGCCGAGGGCATGACCTTCCCGGTCGGGCTGGCCGCCGGCATCGTCATCACCGTCTTCTGCTCGCTGATGACCGGTGTCTACGTGCTGCGCGCCAACAGCCGCTACGACGCGATGAACCGTGACCTGCTGAATGAGGTGGGCCGATGA
- a CDS encoding phytochelatin synthase family protein — translation MKAPFRSALLALCAFACLAGSPAAAQDAQSETKPKFGPDAVPMTQDRDYLRRAGAPDFWAMMPYYTAQQTGSACSVASVAMMINALRGLPPLSSNRLVTQARVLNEVDDDGWKAATAENGDGVSFADFAGLVQKSVDAFGLDATVEVFRPKDASPETLGELRRILDENERDDSDIILLAYDQGTLTGDATVGHIAPLGAYDAETHRVLVMDVDRLWYVPYWSSDEKLLEAMVKPDRSDPTGSGLIHVRLKDVRLKGRTAG, via the coding sequence ATGAAGGCACCGTTCCGCTCGGCTCTGCTGGCCCTGTGCGCCTTCGCGTGTCTGGCCGGTTCCCCCGCCGCGGCGCAGGACGCGCAGAGCGAGACCAAGCCGAAGTTCGGACCCGACGCCGTGCCGATGACCCAGGACCGCGACTATCTGCGCCGGGCCGGGGCGCCGGACTTCTGGGCGATGATGCCTTATTACACGGCCCAGCAGACGGGCAGCGCCTGTTCGGTCGCCAGCGTGGCGATGATGATCAACGCGCTGCGCGGCCTGCCGCCGCTCTCGTCCAACCGTCTGGTCACCCAGGCGCGGGTGCTGAACGAGGTGGACGACGACGGCTGGAAGGCGGCCACCGCGGAGAACGGGGACGGCGTGTCCTTCGCCGATTTCGCCGGGCTGGTCCAGAAGTCCGTGGACGCCTTCGGGCTGGACGCCACGGTGGAGGTCTTCCGGCCGAAGGACGCCTCGCCGGAAACGCTGGGCGAGCTGCGGCGCATCCTGGACGAGAACGAGCGCGACGACAGCGACATCATCCTGCTGGCCTACGATCAGGGCACGCTGACCGGCGATGCCACGGTGGGCCACATCGCGCCGCTCGGCGCCTACGACGCGGAGACCCACCGGGTGCTGGTCATGGACGTGGACCGGCTGTGGTACGTGCCCTACTGGTCGAGCGACGAGAAGCTGCTGGAGGCGATGGTCAAGCCCGACCGCTCCGACCCCACCGGCAGCGGCCTGATCCATGTCCGGCTGAAGGATGTCCGGCTGAAGGGGCGGACGGCGGGATAA